The following proteins are encoded in a genomic region of Natrinema sp. DC36:
- a CDS encoding nuclear transport factor 2 family protein: protein MDTEQAVREFVHDYGETFSNGDPEAVAAHFHEPALLVAETVQMLETRDAVEDLFAAILDSLEERGYAYSEAEEVEVEAVADDRARVRVHWVRYTADDTVLERLVTTHVFRRTEEGWKMVVLLPHD from the coding sequence ATGGATACCGAACAGGCGGTCCGCGAGTTCGTCCACGATTACGGCGAAACCTTCTCCAACGGCGACCCCGAAGCCGTCGCCGCGCACTTCCACGAACCGGCGCTTTTGGTGGCGGAGACAGTTCAGATGCTCGAAACCCGGGACGCCGTCGAGGACCTCTTTGCGGCCATCCTCGACTCGCTGGAGGAGCGGGGGTACGCCTACTCGGAGGCTGAGGAGGTCGAGGTCGAGGCAGTCGCCGACGACCGGGCCCGCGTCCGGGTCCACTGGGTGCGGTACACGGCCGACGATACGGTGCTCGAACGCCTCGTCACGACCCACGTCTTTCGGCGGACCGAGGAGGGCTGGAAGATGGTCGTGCTCCTGCCACACGACTGA